TTAATGGGTACTCCTGCCTTTATCGTTGCAGCTACACCTGCTGGACATTTAAAAGAGGGTAGTACACCTTCATTTATTCCAGGTGCTGCAAGTGAAGAATCATTGCAAGAGCTTATTAAAAAGGCGTCTACTAGCAATTAAATAGTCATCAAGCAGGTGATCCGATTTGGATTACCTGCTTGTCACTGATGTATAGTTCCTTCCGAGTTAATGTCACTTCGTTCTCGTCATGCTATTGCAATAAAAGATACAGGCCTGGCGCCATACGGGTTATACTGTATAGAAATAATATTTTTCCTCTTTAACTACGCCAAAAAAATGTTACTATCGGGCATCTGGCAGTATTGAGATTACTATGACAAAACCAAGCACGTTTCAAGAAATTATTTTAACATTGCAGCAGTTTTGGGCTGACCAGGGTTGTGTAGTGCTGCAGCCTTTGGATATGGAAGTAGGCGCGGGAACATTTCACCCTGCTACATTTTTGCGAGCGATCGGTCCTGAACCTTGGTCTGCTGCCTATGTGCAACCTTCTCGTCGCCCTACAGATGGTCGTTACGGTGAGAATCCAAATCGCGTCCAACATTATTATCAATTCCAGGTTGTATTAAAGCCCTCTCCCTTGGATATTCAGGAAAAATATCTTGATTCGTTGCGTGCCTTAGGCGTCGACCCGCTGGCTGATGACATCCGTTTTGTTGAAGACAACTGGGAGTCACCCACACTTGGTGCCTGGGGATTAGGATGGGAAGTTTGGCAAAATGGGATGGAAGTATCTCAATTTACCTATTTCCAACAAGTTGGTGGATTAACTTGTAAGCCAGTTACTGGTGAATTGACCTATGGTCTTGAGCGTATCTCAATGTATGTTTTAGGCGTTGATAATTTGTTTGAATTGCCCTGGAGTAAAACGGCTAATGGCATTGTCACTTATGGCGATGTATTTCACCAAAACGAAGTTGAAATGTCTGCTTACAATTTTGAACATGCCAATGTCGATGCCTTATTTAAGCAATTTGATTATTATGAGGTAGAGGCGCAAAAATTAGTGGCACTTAACCTGCCTTTGCCGGCTTATGAAATGGTTATGAAAGCTTCACATGCGTTTAATTTGTTAGATGCAAGACGCGCTATTTCCGTCACCGAACGTCAACGCTATATTCTTAGAGTACGTCATTTATCAAGATCGGTGGCTCAGGCTTATTATGATGCGCGTGAAGCGCTGGGTTTTCCTATGCTAAAGGTGTGCAATGGTCAATGATTTTTTATTTGAACTAGGATGTGAAGAACTTCCTTCAGGTGCTGTTTGGCCCCTAACAGAGGCTTTGACGGCCAATCTTCTTCAAGCGCTTGAAAAGGCCCAAATTAGCTATGGGAAAGTGCACTCTTTTGCTACCCCAAGACGATTAGCTGTGCTAATTACACAATTGCAAGAAGAGCAACCAAGTCAGACTGTATCTCGACGCGGGCCCGCTGTAGCTGCGGCTTATGCCCCCGATGGACAACCTACACCTGCTTTACTTGGATTTGCAAAATCTTGTGGGGTGGAGGTGGAAGCGCTTTCAGTCAGTAAAACTGATAAAGGCGAATGGTTGGCGTATGAATCTACCAGCGAAGGCGCGAAAACGAAAGATCTGATGCCGGAATTGGTTCATCAGGCCATTGCTAATTTACCTATCCCAAAACCTATGCGTTGGGGGGATGGTGATGCTGAATTTGCTCGACCAGTACACTGGGCAGTATTGTTATACGGTAATGAAGTTATCAAAACCAATATTCTGGGAGTAGAAACAGGACGTAAGACCTACGGTCATCGTTTTCATCATCCGCAAGCAATTGAAATAACGGCACCTAAAGACTATGAGTCGTTACTGCAACAAGCCTTTGTGATTACTGATTTTGCAGCGCGTAGAGCTATGATTGTAAAACAAGTGCAACAACTTGCAGAAAATTACAGCGCAAAGGCTGTGATGCCAGAAAGTTTACTGGATGAAGTAACGTCTATTGTTGAATGGCCACAAGCTCTTCTTGCTGATTTTGAGAAAGAATTTCTCAAGGTGCCGTCGGAAGCATTAATAGCCTCGATGCAATCCCATCAGAAATGCTTTGCCTTACAGGATAAATCAGGACAACTATTACCTCACTTTATTACGGTAGCAAATATTTCAAGCTCTCAACCGTCACAAGTGGTATTAGGAAATGAGAAGGTTATGCGGGCACGTTTAAGTGATGCAGCATTCTTCTTCCATCAAGATCAGAAAGAACCATTAAGTCAGCGTATTGCAGCTACTGAAAAAGTTGTCTTCCAGGCTAAATTAGGTACGTTACGTGAAAAAGCGGCACGCATTGAAGAATTAATGAAAGTGCTCAGTGATTCACTTCATTTGGACAAACAACAAGCAACTCGTGCCGCTCAATTATCGAAATGCGATTTAATGACTGGCATGGTAGGTGAGTTCCCGGAGCTACAAGGTCTCATGGGCTATTATTATGCGCGTCATGATGGGGAAGCGAATGAAGTTGCGGTTGCTTTAAATGAGCAATATATGCCGCGTTTCGCAGCGGATAATTTGCCTTCGTCGCCTTTAGGTGTCGCAATATCTTTAGCAGACAGATTAGATACTCTGGTTGGTATTTTTGCGATTGGACAGAAGCCTTCTGGTGTTAAAGATCCTTTTAAATTACGCCGTCATGCCCTGGCTATTGCCCGTCTTTTAATTTCAACACCAGCAAAACTTAATCTTGCAATGTTGATCGCAGAAACGGTTAAAATTTATGGCAATAAAGTATCAATAGATGCAGCTTCTATTGCTGAGATTCAACCGTTTATTTTGGAGCGCATGCAATCTCACTACCATAGTCAAAATATAAGTGTGGATTTATTCCATGCAGTACGTGCACGACAAGAGAATTGGCTTTTTGATTTTGACAAACGTATTGTGGCATTAGCAGAGTTTGTTGTATTACCAGAGGCCACGGTGCTTTCTGCTGCTTGTAAGCGAGTTAATAATTTGTTGCAACAAGCAGATCAATCACTAGCTATGTCCATTGATGAAAACCTATTGGAAGAAGGCGCTGAGAGGTCACTTTTTACACATTTGCGCGATATGGAGAAGAGAGTAGAGCCACTTTATATTGCTGCAGATTATAAAAATATACTGACCCAACTTGCTAGTTTGCGAGAACCCGTTGACGCATTTTTTGAGCACGTCATGGTCATGGTTGAAAATCAAGCTATCAAAAAAAATCGGTTACAGTTGTTAGCTCGGTTACAAGCTTTGTTGCAGGGAGTTGCTGATATTTCTTTGTTGCAGTTGAATCCATGAATAAAGTCATTCTTCTAGATAGGGATGGAGTAATTAATCAGGACTCACTGCATTATATCAAATCAGCCGAAGAATTTATCTTTTTGCCAGGCAGCATTGATGCGATTGCTCGACTAACTAGAGCAGGTTATCGTATTGGTGTCGCGACCAATCAATCAGGGGTTTCTCGCGGTTATTATACTGAAGAAGAATTAGCAATTATTCATCATAAATTAATCCAGGAGGTGCAGGCTGATGGGGGAGAAATCGCTGCAATAGAATACTGTATTCATATGCCTAATGCAGGATGTGTTTGTCGCAAACCGCAACCTGGGATGCTAAAGGCACTTGCGCGGCGTTTGAATTGTTCCTTAAGTGATGTTCCTTTTGTAGGTGACAGGGTTTCTGATATTCAAGCCGCTGAAGCGGCAGGGGCAACTCCTATAATGGTGCTTTCCCCGATGACTGATCGTGTTGGCTTGCAAGATTATGCCCATGTACCGGTGTATTCCTCATTGATTGAATATGTAGATTTTTTATTGGCTAAAACATGACGAATGAAATTGCAATTGGTTATGAAGGCGAGGAGCAAAGAATCCAAGCAGAGGAACTTGCCCAATCGTTGCAGTTAAAAATTAATAATCAAGCCGAACAACAATTGGTTGTTACCGCCGATAAACTTGTTTTAAAAATGGGTGATTTCTTACCTTTAAACGCTGACTTTACTGCCTCAACCTGGCAGAAGCGTCGTGATGCAGGGAAAAAGCAGGGATTAATTCGTGCTTGTAAACCTGGACCTGGTGTTCGCATTATCGATGCTACAGCAGGATGGGGGCGTGATGCAGCAGTGCTAGCCAGTTTTGGAGCGCGGGTAATCATGTTAGAGCGTCAGCCTATTTTAGCGGCGTTATTGAATGACGCTTTAATGCGTCGTGATGCGCATACCAGAAAAATTTTGCAACTTAAATTGTATCATGTCGATGCATTCAATTATCTGCATGAGTTATCACAACAAGATTACCCCGATGTGATTTATATCGATCCGATGCATCCTGAACGACAAAAATCTGCGTTGGTAAAAAAAGACATGCAGGTATTGCAGCAATTGATTGCGCGAGACGATAAGACCGAAGAATTAATTCAATTGGCCAAGACTAGAGTAATGAAAAGAGTTGTTGTCAAATGGCCACAACATTCACCAGCGTTAGAAAAACCTGACACGACTATAGCGGGCAAAACAGTACGCTTTGATATTTACTTTCCTGGTAGAGATTAATCTGGATGCCTCGGACAAGCCGAGGCACGTAGAGAGGAGGAGGTTTAGTTTAGGTCAAATTTTCCAATCTAGGTAATGAGTGAGCTAGAAGGTAGAGTCCCATTCCCTATGTTCCGTTTGTCCTGTTAAAAATGTGTCAATTGCTGTGGTTAAACGCAGAAACTAAGTCCCCATTCTCTACATGTCCGGGTTTTTTTGGTTCAGAAGTATAGCGATTGCGGCGGGTAAATGCAGAGGTTAGAGGTCCATTCACTAGGTCCCGATTGTCCTGGTAAAAAATATAGCAAGTGCTGCAGTTAAACGGAGAAACTAGAGTCCCATTCTCTACGTACCTGGCTTTGTTTAGTTCAAAAGTATAGCGATTGCGGCGGGTAAGCAGAGATTAGAGGCCTATTCTCTACGTGCCTCGGCTTGTCCGAGGCTCCAGGAGAAAGGGGTAATCCAGTTCTCGATGATTAAATAAAATCAAACTCATTCAATTCATCACGAAGACGCTTTTCTTCAAAAAGCTCTTCAATTCGTCTGCGGCGTTCAAGTTTTGTAGTTAACCCCGATTCGGTAATGTCTTGTGAGGCGATAGTTTCTTCCATGTCCGTGTCGAAATCATCAAAGCGTTGTATGGTCATTGCAATTCCTCCTTGCAGCAAGTTAATCCGTGATCATATGACCCTTTATAGAAAAATAACAGAATTCCAATGTTAAAAACAGTGGAATTCTGGCAAGTTGCTTTTTTAGGGAGGGGTGTGTTGTGGTTGAGCATCGGGTTCTGGGATATCAGGTATGGGTGTTTCACGTAATGTATTCAATTCTTTTTTATACTTTGCAAGATCTGTAGTTGCAGGAGCTTTGGCGCTTTCTTCTCGTTCTGCCTTCAAATTTTTTGCGATTCTTTCTGTTCGTTGAAGACGAGTAGGGTCTTTATCAAACAATCCACCAGGCTCACCTTCTTTGTGACTGGAACTAGTCAATTTTCTGTCGGCACCGTTGACTTTGATGGATATTTTGTCAGGTTCAAAACCAGCATTGATGCAGGCTTCATACATTTTTCTTGCGTATTCTTCTGCTTCTAAAGGGTCTTTTTCATAATTAACATTAATAGTAACGGTATCATGACCACAGGCTCTTACGGCTTCTGCGAGACTTTGAAGATCATAATCTACCTGTTGATGGCGACTGTTGTAATAAATGAAACCGAATTTAGGAAGTTGCACATTAAAACTACCGTCTGGGGCTTTAACAATGTCTCTTCCTGTAATTGTTTTTAGTACAGATAGATCCTCAACACGCATATTTTTTAAGTTAACGCTACCGGTGTCAGGATTACTGCTCATTATTACGCCGGGTTGCTTTATACCCATTTTCTTCAAGTTTTGGGTAGCAAGTTCATCAATAGCTTTCTGAAACTCTTTGTTATTGAGGGTGCGCATAGCACCAATATAGGCAATACGATCATGCTCGCGTTGTATTGCTTGATGAGTCATTGAAATACTATCGTTAACACCGCTTTCAAATTCTTTCAGTTTTGCAGCATGTGATTTATCGGATGCGTCAATCAGTTCATCAATTGCATTATCAATTTCGTCGTCACCAGTTAAACCCATTACATTTTGTAGATGAGTTCTAAAATTCACATCGGTTTTTAAGTCCATCAAATTTTGCTTGGCTTCAGCTTGATGAGCCTTAATGGCATCCATTGCTTCTACCTTGGAGGCATGAAGTATTCCCGGGAGATTCTTAATTAATTTATTGTATTCCTGAATTTCCTGAGGAGTGCCTGTGACAGGAGGATTTTTTAGCCTTTGGTTGAGCATCTCCATGTCGTTATTAAAACGCTCAAGTGCTGTTGTCAGTGTGGGCGTATCTTGCAATGCCGTTTTAATTGCATTTTTAACATCAGGTGTATTGGCATGGTTGCTCTCTTGCAATCTCTTCCAGTTATCCCCTAGAGCAGGTGCTGTAATCGGTTGTTTTTTATCGTCTTTCTTACCGGTATCTACCTGAAATTTAAGAAGATCAGTTAACCCTTTATCACGTGTTTTCTGATAGGTATTAAAACTCTCAGTCCCTGAGACACCTTGAGAAAGGTGAATACTTTGCAAATACTGCTCAATAAATTCTTTTCGTTTGGAAGGACTGAAATATTTATCGAGGTCTTTGGTGGTACTAAGAAGTCTAAATAGTGGATAGTTAAAAAGCCCCATGTTAATTCCTGTAAGAACTTCTAATAAAAACAGTATAACATTAATTTCTTAACTTAGAATTAAGCTTTTTAAGTCTTTAAGCCAGTGTTTTTTTGCAGGAAATGTTCTGAAAAAAACCCGGATGCAAACCAAGCAGACTTCCGGGTTTTTGGCGTTTAAATTACTGCCAGGCTGGAAGGGCTGCATCCCCAAAAAGCTCTTTTGCTTTTGCTTTTACTTCAGGTGAGTTCATTGCTTTAACAAATTGTTCAAGCTGAGGCTTTTTAATGCTATCTCGGCGAATTACAATTAAGTTTGCATAGGGGGAGTCTTTACCTTCTTTATAAATCGCATCTCGAGAAGGGCTAA
The nucleotide sequence above comes from Legionella hackeliae. Encoded proteins:
- the glyQ gene encoding glycine--tRNA ligase subunit alpha; the protein is MTKPSTFQEIILTLQQFWADQGCVVLQPLDMEVGAGTFHPATFLRAIGPEPWSAAYVQPSRRPTDGRYGENPNRVQHYYQFQVVLKPSPLDIQEKYLDSLRALGVDPLADDIRFVEDNWESPTLGAWGLGWEVWQNGMEVSQFTYFQQVGGLTCKPVTGELTYGLERISMYVLGVDNLFELPWSKTANGIVTYGDVFHQNEVEMSAYNFEHANVDALFKQFDYYEVEAQKLVALNLPLPAYEMVMKASHAFNLLDARRAISVTERQRYILRVRHLSRSVAQAYYDAREALGFPMLKVCNGQ
- a CDS encoding PA3496 family putative envelope integrity protein, which produces MTIQRFDDFDTDMEETIASQDITESGLTTKLERRRRIEELFEEKRLRDELNEFDFI
- the gmhB gene encoding D-glycero-beta-D-manno-heptose 1,7-bisphosphate 7-phosphatase, which gives rise to MNKVILLDRDGVINQDSLHYIKSAEEFIFLPGSIDAIARLTRAGYRIGVATNQSGVSRGYYTEEELAIIHHKLIQEVQADGGEIAAIEYCIHMPNAGCVCRKPQPGMLKALARRLNCSLSDVPFVGDRVSDIQAAEAAGATPIMVLSPMTDRVGLQDYAHVPVYSSLIEYVDFLLAKT
- a CDS encoding class I SAM-dependent methyltransferase — its product is MTNEIAIGYEGEEQRIQAEELAQSLQLKINNQAEQQLVVTADKLVLKMGDFLPLNADFTASTWQKRRDAGKKQGLIRACKPGPGVRIIDATAGWGRDAAVLASFGARVIMLERQPILAALLNDALMRRDAHTRKILQLKLYHVDAFNYLHELSQQDYPDVIYIDPMHPERQKSALVKKDMQVLQQLIARDDKTEELIQLAKTRVMKRVVVKWPQHSPALEKPDTTIAGKTVRFDIYFPGRD
- the glyS gene encoding glycine--tRNA ligase subunit beta; the encoded protein is MVNDFLFELGCEELPSGAVWPLTEALTANLLQALEKAQISYGKVHSFATPRRLAVLITQLQEEQPSQTVSRRGPAVAAAYAPDGQPTPALLGFAKSCGVEVEALSVSKTDKGEWLAYESTSEGAKTKDLMPELVHQAIANLPIPKPMRWGDGDAEFARPVHWAVLLYGNEVIKTNILGVETGRKTYGHRFHHPQAIEITAPKDYESLLQQAFVITDFAARRAMIVKQVQQLAENYSAKAVMPESLLDEVTSIVEWPQALLADFEKEFLKVPSEALIASMQSHQKCFALQDKSGQLLPHFITVANISSSQPSQVVLGNEKVMRARLSDAAFFFHQDQKEPLSQRIAATEKVVFQAKLGTLREKAARIEELMKVLSDSLHLDKQQATRAAQLSKCDLMTGMVGEFPELQGLMGYYYARHDGEANEVAVALNEQYMPRFAADNLPSSPLGVAISLADRLDTLVGIFAIGQKPSGVKDPFKLRRHALAIARLLISTPAKLNLAMLIAETVKIYGNKVSIDAASIAEIQPFILERMQSHYHSQNISVDLFHAVRARQENWLFDFDKRIVALAEFVVLPEATVLSAACKRVNNLLQQADQSLAMSIDENLLEEGAERSLFTHLRDMEKRVEPLYIAADYKNILTQLASLREPVDAFFEHVMVMVENQAIKKNRLQLLARLQALLQGVADISLLQLNP